A stretch of Gaiellales bacterium DNA encodes these proteins:
- a CDS encoding CoA ester lyase: MRLRRSCLAVPGSSEKMLAKAATLPADQVFLDLEDAVSPLEKEASRATVVSALNTHDYSGKTRVVRVNGVTTQWCLGDIIEVVSGAGENLDCLMIPKVEDASQLHFVDHLLTQLETQHGIEHRIGIEAQIENARGTLNLREIVTATDRIETIIFGPGDYAASIGVAALVIGSIDPDYPGDQWHYVLSKIVTTARAYGLQAIDGPYTDIKNVDEYRRLCNRARLVGFDGKWVLHPSQVEVANEVFMPTQEQFDAARRLLDAYHHATHVERRGAVMHEGQMIDEASRKIAEQVVARGEAAGMVARVTA; this comes from the coding sequence TTGCGGTTGCGGCGTTCCTGCCTGGCGGTGCCGGGCTCATCCGAGAAGATGCTCGCCAAGGCGGCGACGCTGCCCGCCGACCAGGTCTTCCTCGACCTCGAGGACGCCGTCTCGCCGCTCGAGAAGGAGGCGTCGCGGGCGACCGTCGTCTCGGCTCTGAACACGCACGACTACTCGGGCAAGACCCGGGTCGTGCGGGTGAACGGCGTCACCACCCAGTGGTGCCTGGGCGACATCATCGAGGTCGTGAGCGGGGCCGGCGAAAACCTCGACTGCCTGATGATCCCGAAGGTCGAGGACGCCTCCCAGCTGCACTTCGTCGACCACCTGCTGACACAGCTCGAGACACAACACGGGATCGAGCACCGGATCGGCATCGAGGCCCAGATCGAGAACGCCCGCGGGACGCTCAACCTGCGCGAGATCGTCACGGCGACCGACCGTATCGAGACCATCATCTTCGGCCCGGGCGACTACGCCGCCTCGATCGGCGTGGCCGCGCTCGTGATCGGCTCGATCGACCCGGATTATCCCGGCGACCAGTGGCACTACGTGCTCTCGAAGATCGTGACGACCGCCCGCGCGTACGGCCTGCAGGCGATCGACGGGCCGTACACCGACATCAAGAACGTCGACGAGTACCGCCGCCTGTGCAACCGCGCCCGGCTCGTCGGCTTCGACGGCAAGTGGGTGCTGCACCCGTCCCAGGTCGAGGTCGCGAACGAGGTCTTCATGCCGACGCAGGAGCAGTTCGACGCGGCCCGGCGGCTGCTCGACGCCTACCACCACGCCACCCACGTCGAGCGCCGCGGCGCGGTCATGCACGAGGGCCAGATGATCGACGAGGCGTCGCGCAAGATCGCCGAGCAGGTGGTCGCCCGCGGCGAGGCGGCGGGCATGGTCGCCCGGGTCACGGCGTGA
- the lepB gene encoding signal peptidase I, whose product MGRLRSLPTPVRTVLDTVITLAVAVAIAWLGQAFVVKPYRVPTPSMVPTLEPGDRVLADRLSLDFSSPSRGEIIVFHPPHCTAGHNDSSGVCTAPQLRLRNGLAGTTFVKRVIGLPGETVWAQGGHVWVKDPGKKPARLNEPYTHGQPTTNLPHTPIPSGYYLMLGDNRRISEDSRIWGLEPRDGMIGIARVRYWPLGRIGIL is encoded by the coding sequence ATGGGCCGTCTCCGATCGCTACCGACGCCCGTGCGCACCGTGCTGGACACCGTGATCACGCTGGCGGTGGCGGTGGCGATCGCATGGCTCGGCCAGGCGTTCGTCGTCAAGCCCTACCGCGTGCCGACGCCCAGCATGGTGCCCACGCTCGAGCCGGGCGATCGCGTGCTCGCCGACCGGCTCAGCCTCGACTTCTCCAGTCCCAGCAGGGGCGAGATCATCGTGTTCCACCCGCCGCACTGCACGGCCGGCCACAACGACTCGTCCGGCGTGTGCACCGCGCCGCAGCTGCGCCTGCGCAACGGCCTCGCGGGCACGACGTTCGTGAAGCGGGTCATCGGTCTGCCCGGCGAAACGGTGTGGGCGCAGGGCGGCCACGTCTGGGTCAAGGATCCGGGCAAGAAGCCGGCGCGGCTGAACGAGCCCTACACCCACGGCCAGCCGACGACCAACCTGCCGCACACGCCGATCCCGTCGGGCTACTACCTGATGCTCGGCGACAACCGCCGCATCTCCGAGGACTCGAGGATCTGGGGGCTCGAGCCCCGCGACGGCATGATCGGCATCGCCCGCGTCCGCTACTGGCCGCTTGGCCGCATCGGCATTCTTTAG
- a CDS encoding acyl-CoA dehydrogenase family protein codes for MSSVLDELTDDQREIVGLVRRFVDEQVIPVASEHEHADTFPDEIVAGLRELGIFGFTIPEQYGGLGLDLTTYALAVCELSRGWMSVSGIINTHFIVADMLMRDGTDEQRERFLPRMATGELRCAFSMTEPECGSDVQAIRSRAVRDGDDYLLSGQKMWVTNGLRSGMVATLVKTDPEADPPHRGMSCLLVEKEPGAARDGGLEIPPQLQKLGYKGVETTELVFSDHRVPAANLLGGQEGRGFQQMMSGIEVGRVNVAARGVGVAQRAFEIAIRYAQERQAFGRPIARHQAIQFKLADMGTKIEAARLLMLSAARKKDAGERSDVEAGMAKLFATEICNEVVEDSLRIHGGYGYSKEYEIERLYRDAPLLLIGEGTSEIQKLIIARGLLARNPL; via the coding sequence GTGAGCAGCGTTCTCGACGAGCTGACCGATGACCAGCGCGAGATCGTCGGACTGGTGCGCCGGTTCGTCGACGAGCAGGTCATCCCGGTCGCGTCGGAGCACGAGCACGCCGACACGTTCCCGGACGAGATCGTCGCCGGGCTGCGCGAGCTTGGCATCTTCGGCTTCACGATCCCCGAGCAGTACGGGGGCCTCGGCCTCGACCTGACCACCTACGCGCTCGCGGTGTGCGAGCTCTCCCGCGGCTGGATGAGCGTCTCGGGGATCATCAATACGCACTTCATCGTGGCCGACATGCTGATGCGCGACGGCACCGACGAGCAGCGCGAGCGCTTCCTGCCGCGCATGGCCACGGGCGAGCTGCGCTGCGCCTTCTCGATGACCGAGCCCGAGTGCGGTTCGGACGTGCAGGCGATCCGCTCGCGGGCGGTGCGCGACGGCGACGACTACCTCCTGAGCGGCCAGAAGATGTGGGTCACGAACGGCCTTCGCAGCGGCATGGTGGCGACGCTCGTGAAGACCGACCCCGAGGCCGATCCGCCCCACCGGGGCATGAGCTGCCTGCTGGTCGAGAAGGAGCCGGGCGCCGCGCGGGACGGCGGCCTCGAGATCCCGCCCCAGCTGCAGAAGCTCGGCTACAAGGGCGTCGAGACCACCGAGCTCGTCTTCTCGGACCACCGCGTGCCGGCGGCGAACCTGCTCGGCGGCCAGGAGGGGCGCGGCTTCCAGCAGATGATGTCGGGCATCGAGGTCGGCCGGGTGAACGTCGCCGCCCGCGGCGTCGGCGTCGCCCAGCGCGCCTTCGAGATCGCCATCCGCTACGCCCAGGAGCGGCAGGCGTTCGGCCGTCCGATCGCCCGCCACCAGGCGATCCAGTTCAAGCTGGCCGACATGGGCACGAAGATCGAGGCCGCCCGCCTGCTCATGCTCTCGGCGGCGCGCAAGAAGGACGCCGGCGAGCGCTCCGACGTCGAGGCCGGCATGGCCAAGCTCTTCGCGACCGAGATCTGCAACGAGGTGGTCGAGGACTCCCTGCGCATCCACGGCGGCTACGGCTACTCGAAGGAGTACGAGATCGAGCGTCTCTACCGCGACGCGCCGCTGCTCCTGATCGGGGAGGGCACGTCGGAGATCCAGAAGCTCATCATCGCCCGCGGCCTGCTCGCGAGGAATCCCCTGTGA